A segment of the Streptomyces sp. ITFR-21 genome:
CGGCGGCGAGCGTCTCCCTGGACTCCTCCACGGCACGCCGGGCCCGCCGCCCGGCGGCGTGCAGCGCGGAGGCGTTGCCGGTCAGCGTGAGGTGGGCGGTCATCGCCTGGACCGCCTCCGGAAGCATGGGCGTGGTGGCGGCGTGGTCGAAGTAGGCCATGGTGCCCCGATTCTACGTTCGTGCCGGGGGCGGCCGGACCCCGTGCCCAGCTGCCGGACAACCGTGGCCCGGACCGGCCACTCGGGTGCGGACCGCCCGCGGGGGGTTCAGCCGCGCGGGGCGCGGGCGAGCTGCCGGGACTGCGCGACCAGGCGGTCCGCGCCGTCCCAGATCTCGCAGTCCTCCTCCAGCAGGCCGCCGGCCAGGTTGCGGGTGCTGAGCGCGACCCGCAGCGGGCCGGGCACCGGACGGGCCCGTACGTGCACGGTCAGCTCCAGCGTCGGCGTCCAGCCCTTCAGGCCCAGGTCGAACGAGGTCGGCGGCAGGGCGTCCACCGCGAGCAGCAGCGACAGCGGGTCGTGGTCCCGGCCGTCGGCCAGGCCCAGCCAGCCACGCACCCGGCCCAGACCCGAGGGGGCGCCGACCGCCCACCCGACGGTCGCCGGGTCGAGCCGCAGGTCCAGCCGCTCCAGGATCGCGGTGGACCCGCCCACCTGGCCTTCCGCCGGGGCGTCCGCCGAACCCAGGCAGTCCTCGTACGACGGCATCCGCGGCGGCTTCGCCGAGGTCCGTACGCCGTCGGGCAGCGCGGCCAGGTCGCAGTACCCGGCGATCACCCGGATCCGCTCGACCTCCCGGCCCTTGTCGTCGGTCTGGAACAGCGACGCCTGACCGGAGGACATGGTCCGCCCGGCCCGCACCGTCTGCGCGCGCACCACGGCGGGGCCGGGCCGGGAGGCGGTCAGGTAGTGCGCGGTGACCGTCAGCGGGTCGCGGTGCGGCAGGCTCCCGCTCAGCGCCCGCCCCAGCAGCGCCAGCAGGTATCCGCCGTTCACCGCCGACCCGATCGTCCATCCGGCCGACAGCTCGGCGTCGTAGACCCCCGCCTCCCCGGCCCGCGGCGCCACCGCCGTGGCCCGGTCGAACTCGCTGTCCCCGATGTCCGCGCGGGGCGATGCTGTTGCCATGCCGGTCATGTCACCCATCGGTAGTACCGCTGTGTCCACTGCCTTCGTGCCAACGCCGGGCGAACGCCCGGTCTTCCGTCCGCGACGAATGCGCGGCGCTGCGGGGGTGCCGGGACCGCCGGCAGGCCGCACGGACCGGCGCGGAGCCCGGCCCGGCCGGGCCGCGGGGCGGAAAAGGCGGGAGGCGGGGGAGAGCGGGCCTTAGGCTAGGGGGGTGAGCGAAATCCGGGAACAGGGAGCCGTACGGCCGCTGCGGGTGCTGGCGGCGATGAGTGGCGGGGTGGACTCCGCCGTGGCGGCGGCGCGCGCCGCCGAGGCCGGGCACGACGTGACGGGCGTGCACCTCGCGCTGTCGGCGAACCCGCAGAGCTTCCGCACGGGGGCCCGGGGCTGCTGCACCGTGGAGGACTCGCGCGACGCCCGCCGCGCGGCCGACGTCATCGGCATCCCCTTCTACGTGTGGGACCTCGCCGAGCGCTTCCGCGAGGACGTCGTCGACGACTTCGTCGCCGAGTACGCGGCCGGCCGCACCCCCAACCCCTGCCTGCGCTGCAACGAGAAGATCAAGTTCGCCGCGCTGCTGGACAAGGCCCTCGCCCTCGGCTTCGACGCCGTCTGTACCGGCCACTACGCCGCCGTCGTCACCAACCCCGACGGCACCCGCGAGCTGCACCGTGCCAGCGACGCCGCCAAGGACCAGTCCTACGTGCTCGGCGTGCTCGACGAGCGCCAGCTCGCGCACGCGATGTTCCCGCTGGGCGACACCCTGACCACCAAGGACGAGATCCGCGCCGAGGCCGAGCGCCGCGGCCTCGCGGTCGCCCGCAAGCCCGACAGCCACGACATCTGCTTCATCGCCGACGGCGACACCCAGGGCTTCCTCGCCAGGCACCTCGGCACCGCCGAGGGCGCCATCGTCGACCAGGACGGCGCCCGCGTCGGCACCCACAGCGGCGCGTACGGCTTCACCATCGGCCAGCGCAAGGGCCTGCGGCTCGGCGTCCCCGCGGACGACGGCAAGCCCCGCTACGTCCTGGACATCTCCCCGGTGGACAACACCGTCACCGTCGGCCCGGCCCAGGCGCTGGACGTCACCGCGCTCACCGCGATCCGCCCCCGCTGGTGCGGCACCCCGCCCGAGGGCCGGGCCGCGTACACCGCCCAGCTGCGCGCCCACGGCGAGGACGTACCGGTCACCGCCGAGCTGCTCGACGGCGAACTGCACGTCGCCTTCGCCGAGGCGGTCCGCGGCGTGGCCCCCGGCCAGGCGGTCGTGCTCTACGACGGCACCCGCGTGGTCGGTTCGGCCACGATCGCCACGACCGACCGCAAGACCCCGGTGGCCGTATGAACGTCTGCGTCTTCCTGTCCGCGGCCGACCTCGGCGAGCAGTACACGGTGGCCGCCCGGGAGTTCGGCAGACTGCTCGGCGAGGGCGGCCACACCCTGGTGTGGGGCGGCTCCGACACCGGGCTGATGAAGGTCCTCGCGGACGGCGCGCAGCAGGCCGGCGGCCGGCTCGTCGGGATCTCGGTGGAGTTCCTGCACCACCTGGCCAGGCCGGACACCGACGAGACGGTGATCGCCCGCGACCTCGCGCACCGCAAAGCCGAGCTGCTGCTGCGCTCCGACGCGATCGTGATCATGGTCGGCGGCACGGGCACCCTGGACGAGGCCACCGAGATCCTGGAACTGAAGAAGCACGGCCTGCACGGCAAACCGGTGGTCCTGCTCAACACCGCCGGCTTCTACGACGGACTCAAGCAGCAGTTCCGCAGGATGGAGGCCGAGGGCTTCCTGCCCGTGCCGCTGTCCGGACTCGTCCACTTCGCCGAGGACCCCCGGGCGGCGCTCGCCTATCTGACCGCATACCGGGCCGACCACCTCCAGGAGCGTGCGTGAGCGTCCGTCTCGTCACCGGGGCCGGGTCCGGGATCGGCGCGGCGGTGGCCCGCCGGCTGCTGGACCGCGGCGACGAGCTGTGGCTGCTCGCCCGGGACGCCGGCCGGGCCGCGCAGCTCGCCGAGCGCTTCCCCGGCGCGCGGACCCTGGTCGGCGACCTCGGCGAGCCGTCCCGGCTGTCCTGGGCGCTGGGCCTCCAGTCCCCGCCCGACCGGCTGGACTCGCTGCTGCACGTGGCGGGCGTGGTGGAACTCGGCCCGGTCGGCGACCTCACCCCGAAGGTCTGGCAGGAGACCCTCGCGGTGAACCTGGTCGGCCCGGCCGAGCTGACCCGGCTGCTGCTGCCGCAGCTGCGGCTGTCCCGCGGCCACGTGGTGATGGTCAACTCCGGCGCCGGTCTCTCCGCGAACGCCGCGTGGTCGGCGTACGCGGCCAGCAAGCACGGCCTGCGCGCCCTCGCCGACGCGCTGCGGGCCGAGGAGCACGGCAGCGGCGTACGGGTGACGACCGTCTACCCCGGCCGTACCGCCACGCCCATGCAGCAGAAGGTCCACCAGCAGGAGGGCAAGGCGTACGACGCGGACCGCTGGATCGACCCGGAATCCGTCGCGACGACCGTCCTGACCGCTCTGGACCTCCCGCGCGACGCGGAGATCACCGACCTGACGGTCCGCCCGGGGCGCTGAGCCCGTCCGCCGCCGAGCCGGGCGTCCCCGCCGCCGGTCCCGTCCGCCGGCGGACCGGCCGGGCGCGCCCGGCGCCGGTCCTGGGCGGGCCGCCGCGACGGCGGTGGCGCGGGCGGCGAGGCTCCGGCGGCGCGTCTCGTAGTCTTCCCGGGTGACCAACCAGAGCGAGTTCAAACTGCCCGAAGGTGCCGCGACCGGAGTGGGGTCCATGCCGGGGGGCGACGCCAGGGAGGCGGCGCGGGTGGCCGTGGAGGCCACCGGGACCTTCCCGTTCCTGCCGGAGCTGCCCGCGCGCGGACCCGGCGCGGACATGATCGGACGCACGCTGGGGATGCTGGTCGAGCTCTACGCCCGGGTGGAGCCCAGCGGCTGGCGGTTCGGCGACCGGCCGGGCCGGGACACCAAGCGGGCCAGGTCGTGGCTCGGGGAGGACCTGGACGCGCTGGAGGAGTTCACCCAGGGCTACCAGGGCCCGCTGAAGGTGCAGGCGGTCGGGCCGTGGACGCTGGCGGCCGGCGTCGAGACGAAGAGCGGCGAGGCGGCGCTGCGCGACCCGGGCGCCTGCCGCGACCTCGCCGGATCCCTCGCCGAGGGCATCGGCGTCCACTTGGAGGAGACCGCCCGGCGGGTGCCCGGCGCCCAACTGGTGCTGCAGCTGGACGAACCCTCGCTCACCGCCGTGCTGACCGGCCACGTCAGGACCGCCAGCGGCTACCGGACCTACCGGGCGGTGGACCGGGCCCGGGTGGAGAGCACGCTGCGGGACCTGATCACGGCGGTCGGCGTCCCGGTCGTGGTGCACTCCTGCGCGCCCGACGTCCCGTTCGCGCTGCTGCGCAGGGCCGGGGCGGCCGGCCTCTCCTTCGACTTCTCCTTGCTTACCGAACGTGACTGGGACGTGTTCGGGGAGGCGGCCGAGGGCGGCACCGCGCTGCTCGCCGGTGTCGTGCCGGGACTGGACGCCGAATTGTCGGACCCTGCCGGTAGCGTCAGCGGTGTTCGGGCGCTGTGGCGCAGGCTGGGGCTGGCACCGGGGGCGTTGGGGTCCTCGGTGGCCGTCACCCCGGCCTGCGGTCTGGCGGGGGCCTCACCGTCCTATGCCCGTGCCGCCCTGCTGCACTGCGCCAAGGCGGCACGCTCGCTCGTCGACGACCCTGAGTGACGCCTGACCGAGGAAGGACGCAATCGTGGCAGCCCTGGAGGACGCACAGCCCGCGGAGGTCCCCGCCGAGGCACGGGAGCAGCACGCCCGGCTGGCCGAGCAGGTCGAGGAGCACCGCTTCCGCTACTACGTCAGGGACGCGCCGGTCGTCAGCGACGGCGACTTCGACCGGCTGCTGCGCCGGCTGGAGGCGCTGGAGGACCGGTACCCGGCGCTGCGCACCCCCGACTCGCCCACCCAGAAGGTCGCCGGGGCGTACGAGACCGAGTTCACCGCCGTCCGGCACCGCGAGCGGCTGCTGTCCTTGGACAACGCCTTCACCGAGGAGGAACTGGCCACCTGGGCCGACCGGGTGGCCGGCGAGCTCGGCCCGCCGGACAACGACCACAGCCCGTACCACTTCCTGTGCGAGCTCAAGGTGGACGGCCTCGCGGTCAACCTCACCTATGAAAACGGCCGGCTGACCCGCGCCGCCACCCGCGGTGACGGCCGCACCGGCGAGGACATCACCCCCAACGTGCGCACCATCGCCGACATCCCCGACCGGCTGGCCGGCGACCGGGTGCCGGAGCTGGTCGAGGTCCGCGGCGAGGTCTACTTCCCCGGCGAGAAGTTCGAGGAGCTGAACGCGCGGCTGGTCGAGGGCGGCGACAAGCCGTTCGCCAACCCCCGCAACGCGGCGGCCGGCTCACTGCGGCAGAAGGACCCCAGGATCACCGCGGGCCGGCCGCTGCGGATGGTGGTGCACGGCCTCGGCGCCCGCCGGGGCTTCGCCATCGACTGCCAGTCGCACGCCTACGAGCTGCTGCGCGAGTGGGGGCTGCCCACCGCCCGCCACAACAAGGTGGCCGACTCGCTGGACGCCGTACGGGAGTTCATCGCCTACTACGGCGAGCACCGGCACGACGTCGAGCACGAGATCGACGGCGTGGTGGTCAAGGTCGACGAGATCCCGCTGCAGGGCCGGCTCGGCTCCACCTCCCGGGCGCCGCGCTGGGCCATCGCCTGGAAGTACCCGCCGGAGGAGGTCAACACCAAGCTGGTCGACATCCGGGTCGGCGTCGGCCGCACCGGCCGGGTCACCCCGTACGCGGTGGTCGAGCCGGTCACGGT
Coding sequences within it:
- a CDS encoding thioesterase family protein, giving the protein MTGMATASPRADIGDSEFDRATAVAPRAGEAGVYDAELSAGWTIGSAVNGGYLLALLGRALSGSLPHRDPLTVTAHYLTASRPGPAVVRAQTVRAGRTMSSGQASLFQTDDKGREVERIRVIAGYCDLAALPDGVRTSAKPPRMPSYEDCLGSADAPAEGQVGGSTAILERLDLRLDPATVGWAVGAPSGLGRVRGWLGLADGRDHDPLSLLLAVDALPPTSFDLGLKGWTPTLELTVHVRARPVPGPLRVALSTRNLAGGLLEEDCEIWDGADRLVAQSRQLARAPRG
- the mnmA gene encoding tRNA 2-thiouridine(34) synthase MnmA — its product is MSEIREQGAVRPLRVLAAMSGGVDSAVAAARAAEAGHDVTGVHLALSANPQSFRTGARGCCTVEDSRDARRAADVIGIPFYVWDLAERFREDVVDDFVAEYAAGRTPNPCLRCNEKIKFAALLDKALALGFDAVCTGHYAAVVTNPDGTRELHRASDAAKDQSYVLGVLDERQLAHAMFPLGDTLTTKDEIRAEAERRGLAVARKPDSHDICFIADGDTQGFLARHLGTAEGAIVDQDGARVGTHSGAYGFTIGQRKGLRLGVPADDGKPRYVLDISPVDNTVTVGPAQALDVTALTAIRPRWCGTPPEGRAAYTAQLRAHGEDVPVTAELLDGELHVAFAEAVRGVAPGQAVVLYDGTRVVGSATIATTDRKTPVAV
- a CDS encoding TIGR00730 family Rossman fold protein is translated as MNVCVFLSAADLGEQYTVAAREFGRLLGEGGHTLVWGGSDTGLMKVLADGAQQAGGRLVGISVEFLHHLARPDTDETVIARDLAHRKAELLLRSDAIVIMVGGTGTLDEATEILELKKHGLHGKPVVLLNTAGFYDGLKQQFRRMEAEGFLPVPLSGLVHFAEDPRAALAYLTAYRADHLQERA
- a CDS encoding SDR family oxidoreductase yields the protein MSVRLVTGAGSGIGAAVARRLLDRGDELWLLARDAGRAAQLAERFPGARTLVGDLGEPSRLSWALGLQSPPDRLDSLLHVAGVVELGPVGDLTPKVWQETLAVNLVGPAELTRLLLPQLRLSRGHVVMVNSGAGLSANAAWSAYAASKHGLRALADALRAEEHGSGVRVTTVYPGRTATPMQQKVHQQEGKAYDADRWIDPESVATTVLTALDLPRDAEITDLTVRPGR
- a CDS encoding methionine synthase, producing MPGGDAREAARVAVEATGTFPFLPELPARGPGADMIGRTLGMLVELYARVEPSGWRFGDRPGRDTKRARSWLGEDLDALEEFTQGYQGPLKVQAVGPWTLAAGVETKSGEAALRDPGACRDLAGSLAEGIGVHLEETARRVPGAQLVLQLDEPSLTAVLTGHVRTASGYRTYRAVDRARVESTLRDLITAVGVPVVVHSCAPDVPFALLRRAGAAGLSFDFSLLTERDWDVFGEAAEGGTALLAGVVPGLDAELSDPAGSVSGVRALWRRLGLAPGALGSSVAVTPACGLAGASPSYARAALLHCAKAARSLVDDPE